A window of Mytilus edulis chromosome 10, xbMytEdul2.2, whole genome shotgun sequence contains these coding sequences:
- the LOC139490864 gene encoding uncharacterized protein, producing the protein MSDEEDPREVTTRDSEPPNQTDPGNHVGFSPEDALSLFSRQLDTALVRHKKELFAQIDLKIGNSPLEKSSRLPSIAPKFKFEGNGRQHEFNTARINELSRATDFLERGSVGAAVKALEQAEAALKERNKLLRIADKYGWDVVEEFMDDPLTESTEEATRLKQAEYRAKMKRRDKYTKADRPNPYYKNPVDEKATSDLFRRPSSTYSEDSSRSRSTAGGKGIYTSNEYFGGKKGATRCFYCNEEGHWAYQCPRKAGRYPPEKQQQ; encoded by the coding sequence ATGAGTGACGAGGAAGACCCACGCGAAGTTACCACCCGAGATAGTGAACCGCCAAATCAAACAGACCCAGGTAATCATGTAGGATTTTCTCCTGAAGACGCCCTTTCTTTGTTTTCCCGTCAATTAGATACCGCTTTAGTTAGACACAAGAAAGAACTTTTCGCACAAATTGACTTAAAGATTGGCAATAGTCCCCTGGAAAAGAGTTCTCGTTTACCATCAATCGCTCCAAAGTTTAAATTCGAGGGCAATGGAAGGCAGCACGAGTTCAATACTGCTCGTATAAACGAACTTAGCAGAGCGACAGATTTTCTAGAGCGTGGTTCTGTCGGTGCAGCAGTTAAAGCCTTGGAGCAAGCAGAAGCAGCTTTAAAAGAAAGGAACAAGCTACTCCGTATTGCCGACAAATATGGTTGGGACGTAGTTGAAGAGTTTATGGACGACCCGTTAACCGAAAGTACAGAAGAGGCAACTAGGCTAAAGCAGGCAGAATACAGAGCGAAAATGAAGAGGAGGGACAAGTACACAAAAGCCGACCGACCCAACCCTTATTACAAGAACCCAGTCGACGAAAAGGCTACGTCTGATCTTTTTCGTCGCCCTAGCTCAACATATTCAGAAGACTCATCTAGGAGCAGGAGTACGGCTGGTGGAAAAGGCATCTACACATCCAACGAGTACTTTGGTGGAAAGAAAGGAGCAACCCGCTGTTTCTACTGCAACGAGGAAGGTCATTGGGCCTATCAATGTCCCAGGAAAGCAGGCAGATACCCCCCAGAGAAGCAGCAGCAGTGA